CCCCAAGCACCTGATGATGTTCACCCACGAAGAGGCCGCGCCCCTGCACTGCCAGGCGGCGTCCACTGCGCTGGCCGAAGCGCGCCTGTTCGACTGGCTCGACGAAAACGTCTGAGGCCCCGCCATGACACCGCTCCTCACGGCCGTCCTCGGCGTCCTGCTCGTGGCCACTCCCGAGGAAGCACCGGAGGGGCGCTTCAGCGTCGTCCCCTTCGTGCTGCCCGCCTACCAGCCGGAGACGAGCTTCCTCCTGGGCGGCGCGGCATCGCTCATCTATCAGCCCCCGGCGTCGCGAGGCGGCAGGGAGTCCCAGGTGATGCTGGCCGCCGCCGCGAGCACCCGTGGCCAGTTCACCCTCCTCCTCCAGCCGGACGTGAATCTGCTCGACGACCGGCTGAACCTCACGGCCACCGCCAGCGCGGCGCGCTTCCCGGACCGCTTCTTCGGCATGGGCGCACGCACGCGGGCGGAGGACGAGGAGGACTTCACCCCCATCTTCTTCGAGCTTGAATTGAGTCCGAAGTGGCGCATCGCCCCGCGCCTCTATGTCGGCCCTACCGTGCGCTATCAGCACGCGCGCTTCACCTATGTCGCGGAGGACGGGGCGGTGCGGCGCATGACGGGCGCCGAGGGCGGTTCGACGGTTCAATTCGGGCTCACCGCCCTTTATGACTCACGGGACAACACGCTCAATCCGGTGACAGGCCTG
The Myxococcus xanthus genome window above contains:
- a CDS encoding BamA/TamA family outer membrane protein is translated as MTPLLTAVLGVLLVATPEEAPEGRFSVVPFVLPAYQPETSFLLGGAASLIYQPPASRGGRESQVMLAAAASTRGQFTLLLQPDVNLLDDRLNLTATASAARFPDRFFGMGARTRAEDEEDFTPIFFELELSPKWRIAPRLYVGPTVRYQHARFTYVAEDGAVRRMTGAEGGSTVQFGLTALYDSRDNTLNPVTGLVARLNLRRARDAWSSDYVFDVLRLDVRRYLTLPWGQRHVLAMQGLVDLRDGEPPFYDTGRLGGMELSRGYLEGRFRERQHLGAQVEYRAPLFWRLGPVAFVSAATVARSPRDFDMRDIKPAAGAGLRFAPMTDVPVNLRLDIAYGSEPSFYLNVGEAF